The genomic stretch AGGCGAGCAGGTGCAGGAACTGCATCCGGGCGACACCGCCGTGATTCCGCCCAACACGCGGCACTGGCACGGTTCGGCCGGCGACCGGCTGTTCACCCATCTGGCGATGTCCGAAATCGACGACCAGGGCAACGGCACCCAGTGGTTCGAGCATGTCAGCGATGAGGACTACAACGCCAAACCGGCGCCGGTCGCGTAGCGCCGCAAGACCCGGGCGGGGTTACCACTCCGCCCGGCCCTTATCCCGGGAGGAAGAAGAAAATGGACTTGACGGTAAACCGCCTGTCGGCGGTTCTGGGCGCGGAAGTCATCGGCGCCGACCTGTCGCGGCAGGAAGACGACGCGCAGGCGGCGGCGCTGCACCGGGCGCTGCTGGATAACGGCATCATCGTGATCCGCGACCAGCATATCGCGCCGGACGATCATATTGCCTTCTCGAAACGATTCGGCGAATTGTCGGTCCATGTGCTGACCGATTTCCAGTTGCCCGGATACCCGGAAATCACCCGCATTTCCAACAAGCGCGAAAACGGCAAGGCCGTCGGCATCGCCGATGCGGGGCGGCACTGGCATTCCGACCAGGCCTATGAACGCATCCCCGCCATGGGTTCGCTGCTGCACGCGCAGCAGATCCCCCCCGAAGGCGGCGACACCCTGTTCTGCAACATGTACGCGGTGCTGGAGGCGATGCCGGAATCACTGCGCGCCCGGATCGAAGGGAAATATGCGGTCTTCAACTACCAGCGCGAATACAACCGCTTCAAATCCGGCAATGCCGACCGCAAGGCGCTGACCCCGGAACAGATCGCCCGCACCACGGGCGCCACCCACCCGATCATCCGCACCCATCCGGAAACCGGGCGCAAGGCGCTGTATGTGTCCGAAGGGCACACCGAATACGTCAAGGACATGGACCCGGAGGAAAGCGAGGCGCTGCTGCAGGAACTGTTCGAATTCAGCAAGCGGCCGGAATTCATCTACCGCCATGTCTGGCAGCCGCATGACCTGATCTTCTGGGACAACCGCTGCACCATGCACAACGCGGTGCCCTACAACCCGGCCTATACAAGGCACATGCACCGCACCACGATCATCGGCGACGTGCCGGTCTGATTGTCGTCGGGTCCTA from Alphaproteobacteria bacterium encodes the following:
- a CDS encoding TauD/TfdA family dioxygenase produces the protein MDLTVNRLSAVLGAEVIGADLSRQEDDAQAAALHRALLDNGIIVIRDQHIAPDDHIAFSKRFGELSVHVLTDFQLPGYPEITRISNKRENGKAVGIADAGRHWHSDQAYERIPAMGSLLHAQQIPPEGGDTLFCNMYAVLEAMPESLRARIEGKYAVFNYQREYNRFKSGNADRKALTPEQIARTTGATHPIIRTHPETGRKALYVSEGHTEYVKDMDPEESEALLQELFEFSKRPEFIYRHVWQPHDLIFWDNRCTMHNAVPYNPAYTRHMHRTTIIGDVPV